The following proteins are co-located in the Oncorhynchus gorbuscha isolate QuinsamMale2020 ecotype Even-year linkage group LG22, OgorEven_v1.0, whole genome shotgun sequence genome:
- the LOC124009339 gene encoding tissue factor-like, whose translation MTSYTNSSYTRFIWGWEKNICSPFAFDSKEATVTIWIIIMEDVRTFLHFGVLLSSVLFTIGAAGEDYFPEAMDVQWVSNNFKTILTWGPEPTNYTYTVEFSRVGKDRQRNPHCIRSSRTECDLTNELRNLQETYSADILSEPLPGVTSDLVEFPYTRAERFSPYTHTKIGGPTFKIVQSEDKTKMTLHIQDPLTPLYKDDQLLTIRDIFKSDLKYRVIYNKAGSTGKKEKMSDLRDVELTNLDKGQSYCVIVAAYIPSRSAQKRLGDWSKAQCSPRENKTIFEEFSFGVISGAIGIMLAIFIILITLTVVCCKRCCCKKTKTVDKDNLQMSPV comes from the exons ATGACTTCTTATACGAACAGCAGCTACACGCGTTTCATCTGGGGGtgggaaaaaaatatatgttcACCATTCGCATTCGATAGTAAAGAGGCTACCGTAACAATTTGGATTATCATAATGGAAGATGTAAGGACTTTCCTTCACTTCGGAGTTTTACTCTCCTCGGTACTATTCACAATTGGAGCAGCTG GTGAAGATTATTTCCCTGAGGCAATGGATGTTCAGTGGGTGTCCAATAACTTCAAGACTATTCTAACATGGGGCCCTGAGCCTACCAACTACACATACACTGTTGAATTTTCTAG GGTTGGTAAGGACAGACAAAGGAACCCTCACTGCATCCGGAGCTCGAGGACAGAGTGTGACCTCACCAACGAGCTGCGGAACCTGCAGGAGACCTACTCTGCCGACATCCTATCAGAACCCCTACCCGGTGTTACCTCTGACCTTGTGGAGTTCCCCTACACCCGAGCCGAGAGGTTCAGCccttacacacaca CTAAAATAGGAGGACCCACTTTCAAGATTGTGCAGAGCGAAGACAAGACCAAGATGACGCTCCACATCCAGGACCCTCTCACTCCCCTCTACAAAGATGACCAGCTGTTAACGATCAGAGACATCTTCAAGAGCGACCTGAAATACAGAGTCATATACAACAAAGCTGGGAGCACAGGAAAG AAAGAGAAGATGTCAGACCTGAGAGATGTCGAGCTGACCAATCTGGATAAAGGACAGAGCTACTGCGTCATAGTGGCAGCCTATATCCCCTCTCGTTCTGCACAGAAGAGACTGGGAGATTGGAGCAAGGCGCAGTGCTCACCCAGAGAGAACAAGACCATCTTTGAGG AATTCAGCTTTGGTGTGATCTCGGGTGCCATTGGCATCATGCTGGCTATATTCATTATCCTCATCACTCTCACCGTGGTGTGTTGTAAACGCTGCTGCTGCAAAAAGACCAAAACTGTGGACAAGGATAACCTGCAGATGAGTCCAGtgtaa